In uncultured Methanobacterium sp., a genomic segment contains:
- a CDS encoding DUF5750 family protein: protein MQFKVKIIDYGFSDSLKRYYVTYKVTGLSKEELRKLEGLLEDPVTVKENELYMNVYFEEEYFPFGTGDSKNRLEDYLAREELEMTAYLFDLMDD from the coding sequence TTGCAGTTTAAAGTAAAAATTATTGATTACGGATTTTCAGACAGTTTGAAAAGATATTACGTGACTTACAAAGTAACAGGACTCAGTAAGGAAGAATTACGTAAATTAGAGGGGCTTTTGGAGGATCCAGTCACGGTTAAAGAAAATGAATTGTATATGAATGTTTATTTTGAAGAGGAGTACTTCCCCTTTGGTACTGGAGATTCAAAAAATCGTTTGGAAGATTATCTGGCAAGAGAGGAGTTAGAAATGACTGCCTACTTATTTGATCTGATGGATGATTGA
- a CDS encoding nuclear transport factor 2 family protein, producing MADNVQQKILDLLEKYVQAYHEKDLDGILKLFADRDDLVLIGTGYDEWIKGYEDIQSGFERDFKQADNIQVKFRKVTVSSFDNVAWLSAHMTMDTRVDGHDIYLPGRLTAVVLKVEGEWLFTQLHYSLPSVEQEEGKSWPDI from the coding sequence ATGGCAGATAATGTGCAACAAAAAATACTTGATCTTCTAGAAAAATATGTTCAAGCCTATCACGAGAAAGATCTTGATGGCATTTTAAAGCTTTTTGCAGACCGTGATGATCTGGTATTAATTGGAACTGGATATGACGAATGGATCAAAGGCTATGAAGATATTCAATCCGGGTTTGAAAGAGATTTCAAGCAAGCAGACAATATACAGGTTAAGTTCAGAAAGGTTACAGTTTCATCTTTTGACAATGTAGCCTGGTTGTCAGCTCACATGACTATGGATACCAGGGTAGATGGCCATGATATTTATCTTCCAGGTCGCCTAACTGCTGTGGTACTTAAAGTTGAGGGTGAATGGCTTTTCACACAACTTCATTATTCCCTACCCTCTGTTGAACAGGAAGAAGGCAAATCTTGGCCGGATATTTAA
- a CDS encoding dihydromethanopterin reductase (acceptor): MKIAWAFTGAGHLLLESVETLEKIAGKHQVTVLLSGAGEEVLKMYGLFNRVKAVTGGYYQELILEKDQMWSYPISGRFSLGRYDLLIVSPTTSNTIAKLVHGIADSLVTNAVAQSGKGKIKTLMVPVDLESGDLETVLPSKLELDLCQNCSTCEAAAACPPDAITPGVEINLLKCQGCAACQLACPYGAVSGGSIITIHMREIDIENTRKLHQLEGVEVLKDPSDILTYF; the protein is encoded by the coding sequence ATGAAAATTGCTTGGGCATTCACCGGAGCCGGTCACCTGCTCTTGGAAAGTGTGGAAACACTGGAAAAAATTGCAGGGAAACACCAGGTCACTGTGCTGCTTTCAGGTGCTGGTGAAGAAGTGCTGAAGATGTACGGCCTTTTTAACCGTGTTAAAGCTGTTACCGGTGGTTATTATCAGGAGTTGATTCTGGAAAAAGATCAGATGTGGAGTTATCCCATATCAGGTCGTTTTTCCCTAGGAAGATATGACCTGTTGATTGTTTCCCCTACCACTTCCAACACCATTGCCAAACTGGTGCATGGAATCGCAGACAGCCTGGTGACCAATGCAGTGGCCCAATCGGGTAAAGGGAAAATAAAAACCCTGATGGTGCCGGTGGATCTGGAATCCGGAGACCTGGAAACCGTCCTACCATCTAAACTGGAACTGGATCTGTGTCAGAACTGTTCTACTTGCGAGGCTGCAGCAGCATGCCCTCCAGATGCCATCACCCCTGGAGTGGAGATCAACCTCCTGAAATGCCAGGGATGTGCTGCATGTCAACTCGCATGTCCCTACGGGGCAGTGAGTGGAGGTAGCATTATCACCATCCACATGCGTGAAATTGACATTGAAAACACCCGGAAACTACACCAGCTGGAAGGAGTGGAAGTCTTAAAAGACCCATCAGATATTTTAACTTATTTTTAA
- the glyA gene encoding serine hydroxymethyltransferase translates to MSNNEKYAQEIKDITKKHHEWMKNSINLIASENITSISVREALATDLSHRYAEGLPCHRLYEGCQYIDDIENLTIDLSKKLYHAEHANVQPISGVVANMGSFFALAQHGDGMMALEVPVGGHISHANVSAAGIRGLKVSPHPFDEEKMNIDADAMKKEIVTRKPKIVLLGGSLFLFPHPVEEAKEAADEVGAKVMYDGAHVLGLIAGGQFQDPLKEGADVLVGSTHKTFPGPQGGIILCKEELSKKIDDAVFPGVVSNHHLHHLAALGIATAEMAEFGAAYAQQIIKNAKALAQSFHELGFNVLCEDLGFTESHQVAMDVSNIGKAAKLAKDLEANNIILNKNLLPWDDVNRSDDPSGIRVGTQELTRRGLKESHMAEVAELIRKVAVDGKDAKNEVSEFISSFDTVHYAFRGDRAYDYIEF, encoded by the coding sequence ATGTCAAATAATGAAAAATACGCCCAGGAAATAAAGGATATTACCAAAAAACACCACGAATGGATGAAAAATAGCATAAATCTCATTGCCAGTGAGAACATCACCAGCATCAGCGTTAGAGAGGCACTGGCCACTGACCTATCCCACCGGTATGCAGAAGGACTGCCCTGTCACCGATTGTATGAGGGATGCCAGTACATTGACGATATTGAAAACCTCACCATTGACCTATCCAAAAAACTGTATCACGCAGAACACGCTAATGTACAACCCATATCAGGCGTAGTTGCCAACATGGGATCTTTTTTTGCATTAGCCCAACATGGTGATGGTATGATGGCCCTGGAAGTTCCAGTAGGAGGCCATATTAGTCACGCCAATGTTAGTGCAGCGGGTATCAGAGGTCTCAAAGTATCACCCCACCCCTTTGATGAAGAAAAAATGAACATAGATGCTGACGCCATGAAAAAGGAAATAGTCACCCGTAAACCAAAAATAGTCCTTTTAGGTGGTAGTTTATTCCTCTTCCCCCACCCTGTGGAAGAAGCCAAAGAAGCAGCAGATGAAGTGGGAGCCAAAGTAATGTACGATGGTGCACACGTTCTGGGACTCATTGCAGGAGGCCAGTTTCAGGATCCATTGAAAGAAGGTGCAGATGTACTGGTGGGAAGTACCCACAAGACATTCCCCGGACCTCAGGGAGGTATAATCCTCTGTAAAGAAGAGTTAAGCAAAAAAATTGATGACGCGGTCTTCCCCGGTGTGGTAAGTAACCATCACCTCCATCACCTAGCTGCCCTTGGTATAGCAACTGCAGAAATGGCAGAGTTCGGAGCAGCCTATGCCCAGCAGATCATTAAAAATGCCAAGGCACTGGCACAGAGTTTCCATGAACTGGGTTTCAATGTACTATGTGAAGATCTGGGATTCACTGAATCCCATCAGGTGGCCATGGATGTTTCCAACATTGGAAAAGCCGCTAAGTTGGCTAAAGACCTGGAAGCAAATAATATAATCCTCAACAAGAATTTATTACCATGGGATGATGTCAACCGCTCGGATGACCCATCAGGTATACGTGTGGGAACACAGGAGTTAACTAGACGTGGATTAAAGGAATCACACATGGCAGAAGTAGCTGAACTTATAAGAAAGGTAGCCGTTGATGGTAAAGATGCTAAAAATGAAGTATCTGAGTTTATAAGTTCTTTCGACACTGTACATTATGCTTTCCGTGGTGACAGAGCCTACGACTACATAGAATTTTAA
- a CDS encoding DUF169 domain-containing protein produces MEYQELGEKLKNILKLEREPVAMKWVSREPRNIPKEEGKSRFCTKLDKAMNGEIFYSTADEEECMGGLRYTGMKDPCEFPKNMQSGSFLVPSGVYKSIPAVQRSWKNNLAVSPGIFTAIIFAPLSKAEFEPDVIFIVGNAQQGMELLHANAYDSGSHGLGADSGPICSSMAAVPYLTGKVTYGFGDIGSRNNMDLEAEEIMVSLPATDLERVIDNLEEMKTKTFFKRNVA; encoded by the coding sequence ATGGAGTACCAGGAACTGGGTGAAAAACTAAAAAACATTCTTAAACTGGAAAGAGAACCTGTAGCCATGAAATGGGTTTCTCGAGAACCACGAAATATTCCCAAAGAAGAAGGAAAATCAAGATTCTGCACTAAACTGGATAAAGCAATGAATGGAGAGATTTTCTATTCAACAGCTGATGAAGAAGAGTGTATGGGTGGCTTAAGGTACACTGGAATGAAAGATCCCTGCGAGTTCCCCAAAAACATGCAAAGTGGTTCATTTTTGGTCCCATCAGGAGTTTACAAAAGCATCCCTGCGGTGCAACGCTCCTGGAAAAATAATCTGGCAGTTAGTCCTGGGATTTTCACTGCAATAATCTTCGCACCATTATCTAAGGCAGAATTTGAGCCAGACGTGATATTCATCGTTGGTAATGCCCAACAGGGGATGGAACTGTTACACGCCAATGCTTATGACTCCGGATCACATGGTCTTGGAGCAGATTCCGGCCCAATATGTAGTTCTATGGCTGCTGTACCTTATCTAACTGGTAAAGTCACCTATGGATTTGGAGATATTGGTTCCAGGAATAACATGGATCTGGAAGCCGAGGAGATCATGGTCAGCCTTCCAGCAACCGATCTGGAAAGGGTGATTGATAACCTGGAAGAAATGAAAACTAAAACATTTTTTAAGAGAAATGTTGCCTAA
- a CDS encoding HEAT repeat domain-containing protein, whose translation MEEHKRIDFLVEELKSDDWKVREDAAELLGEVGEPDAVQPLINALEDEDWHVREAAALSLGIFEDDRSVEPLIRLMADEKANVRYGAAISLSMIGDERAVDVLEKATEDENSVVRKVAIVALKEVKNRL comes from the coding sequence GTGGAAGAACATAAAAGAATTGATTTTCTTGTGGAAGAACTAAAAAGTGATGATTGGAAGGTTCGTGAAGATGCCGCTGAACTTTTAGGAGAAGTTGGTGAACCCGACGCAGTGCAACCTTTAATAAATGCCCTGGAAGATGAGGATTGGCATGTTAGAGAGGCAGCTGCACTTTCCCTGGGAATATTTGAAGATGACCGATCTGTAGAACCTTTGATTAGGCTCATGGCTGATGAAAAAGCTAATGTAAGATACGGAGCCGCGATCAGTCTCTCCATGATAGGTGACGAGCGTGCTGTGGATGTTTTAGAAAAGGCAACTGAAGATGAAAACTCAGTGGTTCGTAAAGTAGCAATAGTGGCCCTTAAAGAGGTTAAAAATCGCCTTTGA